From Prosthecobacter sp., a single genomic window includes:
- the panB gene encoding 3-methyl-2-oxobutanoate hydroxymethyltransferase codes for MLTSLSDLPRRKTSGPKLAVLTAYDYPTARMLDDAGVDLILVGDSLGMVVLGLPDTTGVTMDMMIHHTAAVCRGVKRAPIIADMPFASYRTPAEALANAQRLMEAGASAVKLEGGVSMRPQIRAIIAAGIPFVGHIGMLPQSVKEEGGYKKKGKTSEQIDRLIADAQALDEAGAVAMVLESIVPEVATQITGLVKASTIGIGAGSGTDGQVLVTPDLLGSFPWFRPPFAKPHADVAGETLRAVNEYIAEVRG; via the coding sequence ATGCTGACCTCCCTTTCCGACCTCCCCCGGCGCAAAACCAGCGGCCCCAAGCTGGCCGTATTGACCGCCTACGACTACCCTACTGCCCGCATGCTCGATGACGCGGGTGTGGATCTCATTCTCGTCGGCGATTCCCTCGGCATGGTGGTGCTCGGACTGCCGGACACCACCGGCGTGACGATGGACATGATGATCCACCACACCGCCGCCGTTTGCCGTGGCGTGAAACGCGCTCCCATCATCGCCGACATGCCCTTCGCCAGCTACCGCACGCCCGCAGAAGCACTGGCGAATGCGCAACGCCTCATGGAAGCCGGTGCCAGCGCCGTGAAGCTCGAAGGCGGTGTCTCGATGAGACCGCAGATTCGTGCGATCATCGCCGCAGGCATTCCCTTCGTCGGCCACATCGGCATGCTGCCGCAGAGCGTGAAGGAGGAAGGCGGCTACAAGAAGAAAGGCAAGACCAGCGAGCAGATTGACCGCCTCATCGCCGATGCGCAGGCTTTGGATGAAGCTGGAGCGGTCGCGATGGTGCTGGAAAGCATCGTTCCCGAGGTCGCAACGCAGATCACCGGCCTCGTCAAAGCCAGCACGATTGGCATCGGTGCCGGTTCCGGCACGGATGGCCAAGTTTTGGTCACGCCCGACCTGCTGGGCAGCTTCCCGTGGTTCCGACCGCCGTTTGCCAAACCACACGCCGACGTCGCCGGTGAAACGCTACGTGCTGTAAACGAATACATCGCCGAAGTGCGTGGTTAG
- a CDS encoding S8 family serine peptidase — translation MRPNRLPVLLFATAILLMSGSVLWLVVEMNRATPDTVSIQSAPKPKESRGNLAPSVMPQRLSEGVVTPAPSPSALPAIATLNVPGSLPNEALLTFRTPEALAAFRDRAAALGLEVLGYDAKLRTARVRFSDTSALERDLNEHAADYTHVGPNYLARIPGLPAQTDTANAGGREPFRGQGLDAIGAAGNRSGWGQGVTVAVIDSGIAAHPSLKDAQITHIDLVNDGSTMNGHGTAMASLIAGNDTSVGGVAPAAKLLDIRVADTNGDSNTALLSSAIVKATDLGARVINISLGSSGSSPVLEEAVRYAQSRNVVIVAAAGNEQQAALSMPAGLSGVLSVGAVDANGTQAWFSNSGNGLTLVAPGVGIVSGYAENKLVIGSGTSQAAAITSGAVAYLLGRGYYGPNIIPLLTRTAKPLGAPNSAVGAGLIQVTK, via the coding sequence ATGCGCCCCAACCGCCTGCCAGTCCTGCTCTTTGCCACCGCCATCCTGTTGATGAGTGGTTCGGTGCTGTGGCTGGTCGTGGAAATGAATCGCGCCACTCCCGACACGGTGTCGATTCAATCCGCACCCAAGCCCAAGGAGTCGCGCGGCAATCTGGCCCCCTCGGTGATGCCGCAAAGACTTTCCGAGGGTGTCGTTACCCCCGCACCCTCTCCGTCCGCACTTCCCGCCATCGCCACGCTCAATGTCCCCGGCTCTTTGCCAAATGAGGCGCTGCTCACCTTCCGCACGCCGGAGGCTCTCGCCGCGTTTCGTGATCGTGCGGCGGCGCTCGGACTCGAAGTGCTCGGCTACGATGCCAAACTACGCACCGCCCGCGTCCGCTTTAGCGATACGTCCGCTCTGGAACGTGATCTCAACGAACACGCGGCCGATTACACCCATGTTGGACCGAATTACCTCGCCCGCATCCCCGGCCTGCCTGCGCAAACCGACACCGCGAATGCGGGCGGACGCGAGCCCTTTCGCGGTCAGGGCCTTGATGCCATCGGTGCCGCAGGCAATCGCAGCGGCTGGGGCCAGGGCGTGACGGTAGCGGTCATTGATTCCGGCATCGCGGCTCACCCATCGCTCAAAGACGCGCAGATCACTCACATCGACCTCGTGAACGACGGCAGCACCATGAACGGCCACGGCACCGCCATGGCCTCGCTCATCGCCGGCAATGACACCAGCGTCGGCGGCGTCGCTCCCGCCGCTAAACTGCTCGACATACGAGTCGCCGACACGAACGGCGACAGCAACACCGCCCTGCTCTCCAGCGCCATCGTCAAAGCCACCGATCTCGGCGCCCGCGTCATCAACATCAGCCTCGGCAGTTCCGGTTCCTCGCCTGTGCTGGAAGAAGCCGTGCGCTACGCGCAAAGCCGCAACGTCGTCATCGTCGCTGCGGCTGGAAACGAGCAGCAAGCAGCCCTCTCCATGCCCGCCGGTCTCTCCGGCGTTCTTAGCGTCGGTGCCGTCGATGCCAACGGCACCCAGGCCTGGTTCTCCAACTCCGGCAACGGCCTCACCCTCGTCGCCCCCGGAGTCGGCATCGTCTCCGGCTATGCGGAAAACAAACTCGTCATCGGCAGCGGCACCTCGCAAGCTGCGGCCATCACGAGTGGCGCTGTCGCCTATCTGCTGGGGCGCGGCTACTACGGCCCGAACATTATTCCGCTGCTCACCCGTACCGCCAAACCGCTGGGTGCTCCGAATTCGGCGGTGGGCGCTGGATTGATCCAAGTCACGAAATAG
- a CDS encoding DUF1501 domain-containing protein codes for MSFASSSLHCSGPLSRRSFLQMGTLGLSGWSLSDTLRAETLAKTAGKRLKDKSVIFVWLPGGMSQLESYDMKPNAPVEYRGVLNPIRTNVPGTHICELFPRQAKIADKFNIIRSVHHEFADHGGGHKRFLTGRLPASPVGFVNDAPSVQSIISRKLHRAGQAMPTCVAGVDRGRQGIDTFSLGAAYLGPSASPFMVVGDPSVKDFKVENIGLTPDMESRLDDRMHLLKGMDNLRREMDRSGLMEAMDSFSQRAFGMLTTPAVQNAFDLSQEPPKLRERYGYSTYGQRGLMARRLVEAGCRFVTMVWENPFSTAIPKNCCYNWDSHAVNCHMYEDARWRMPVYDQAASALIEDIHQRGLDKDVLVIITGEFGRTPRINTQIGTQTGVTQPGRDHWPNAMSFIVSGGGMQTGQVIGATNPRGEFPIERPLSPNDLWATVYQHLGIDYDDTFDDFQGRPMPILPFGEPIKELMPLA; via the coding sequence ATGTCATTCGCATCCTCATCACTCCATTGCTCCGGCCCGCTCTCGCGCCGCAGTTTTTTGCAGATGGGCACGCTCGGTCTCAGTGGATGGTCGCTCAGCGACACACTGCGTGCCGAAACACTCGCGAAGACCGCCGGAAAGCGGCTGAAGGACAAGTCGGTGATCTTTGTGTGGCTGCCGGGTGGCATGTCGCAGCTCGAAAGCTATGACATGAAGCCGAATGCGCCCGTCGAGTATCGCGGCGTGCTCAATCCCATCCGCACCAACGTCCCCGGCACGCACATCTGCGAGTTGTTCCCGCGCCAGGCCAAGATCGCGGACAAGTTCAACATCATCCGCTCGGTGCATCACGAGTTTGCGGATCACGGCGGTGGTCACAAGCGTTTCCTCACCGGTCGCCTGCCCGCATCGCCCGTCGGCTTCGTCAATGATGCGCCGTCGGTGCAGTCGATCATCAGCCGCAAACTTCACCGTGCCGGACAGGCAATGCCGACCTGCGTGGCGGGGGTGGATCGCGGACGGCAGGGCATCGACACGTTTTCGCTCGGCGCGGCCTATCTCGGGCCATCGGCATCACCCTTCATGGTCGTCGGCGATCCCAGCGTGAAGGATTTCAAAGTCGAAAACATCGGCCTCACGCCGGACATGGAGTCCCGGCTCGATGACCGCATGCACCTGCTGAAGGGCATGGACAATCTGCGACGCGAGATGGATCGCAGCGGTCTGATGGAGGCGATGGACAGCTTCAGCCAGCGTGCCTTCGGCATGCTCACCACGCCAGCGGTGCAGAATGCTTTCGACCTGAGCCAGGAACCCCCAAAACTACGCGAACGCTACGGCTACAGCACCTACGGCCAGCGCGGCCTCATGGCACGGCGTCTCGTGGAAGCAGGCTGCCGTTTCGTCACGATGGTGTGGGAGAATCCCTTCTCCACCGCCATCCCGAAGAACTGCTGCTACAACTGGGACAGTCACGCGGTGAACTGCCACATGTATGAAGATGCCCGCTGGCGCATGCCCGTCTATGACCAGGCCGCTTCGGCGCTGATCGAAGACATCCATCAGCGCGGTCTCGACAAGGACGTGCTGGTGATCATCACCGGCGAATTTGGCCGCACACCGAGGATTAACACGCAGATCGGCACACAGACCGGGGTGACGCAACCTGGACGCGATCACTGGCCGAACGCGATGTCCTTCATCGTCTCCGGAGGCGGCATGCAAACCGGCCAGGTCATCGGTGCCACCAATCCACGCGGCGAATTCCCCATCGAGCGTCCGCTGAGCCCGAACGACCTCTGGGCCACGGTGTATCAGCACCTCGGCATCGACTACGACGACACCTTTGATGATTTCCAAGGGCGACCGATGCCGATCCTGCCGTTTGGCGAGCCGATCAAGGAACTCATGCCGCTGGCATAA
- a CDS encoding ABC transporter substrate-binding protein — protein sequence MNLFKRDFIVLGMFVSALAGLTGCGGGGGGDTILVGEFASLTGKEATFGISSHEGTQLAIEEINAAGGVLGKKLELKTEDDQSKAGEPANVVNKLISKDGAIAILGEVASSRSLEAAPICQQNGIPMISPASTNPKVTETGDYIFRVCFIDPFQGTVMANFATNTLKAKKVAVFTDVKSDYSKGLAKFFKEGFTKAGGQIVGEFDFNGGDKDFKGQLTAIKAAAPDAVFVPGYYTDVALICIQAKQLGLNVPLIGGDGWESDTLVKIGGDAVEGHYFSTHYAADAASPKVTAFVEAYKKRYNGKVPDAMAALGYDSAKFLADGITRAGSTEGAKLRDALAATKEFEAVTGKMTINAQRDAVKSAVILQVKGGAFKFVETVSP from the coding sequence ATGAACCTCTTCAAACGTGATTTTATTGTTCTCGGAATGTTCGTCTCTGCTCTCGCCGGTCTGACCGGCTGTGGAGGCGGCGGTGGTGGTGACACCATCCTCGTCGGTGAATTCGCCTCGCTCACAGGCAAGGAAGCCACCTTTGGCATCTCCTCTCACGAGGGCACACAACTGGCCATCGAGGAGATCAACGCCGCCGGTGGGGTGCTGGGCAAGAAACTCGAACTCAAAACGGAGGACGATCAATCGAAGGCGGGTGAACCGGCGAATGTGGTGAACAAGCTCATCTCAAAGGATGGTGCCATCGCCATCCTTGGCGAAGTTGCATCGAGTCGCTCGCTGGAAGCGGCGCCGATTTGCCAGCAGAACGGCATCCCGATGATCTCCCCGGCCTCCACCAACCCCAAAGTCACGGAAACGGGCGACTACATCTTCCGCGTCTGCTTCATCGATCCCTTCCAAGGCACGGTGATGGCGAACTTTGCCACCAACACGCTGAAGGCGAAGAAGGTGGCCGTCTTCACCGATGTGAAGAGCGACTACAGCAAGGGATTGGCTAAATTTTTCAAGGAAGGCTTCACGAAGGCCGGCGGACAGATCGTGGGCGAGTTTGATTTCAATGGTGGGGACAAGGATTTCAAAGGCCAGCTCACGGCGATCAAGGCCGCCGCGCCGGACGCTGTTTTCGTTCCAGGTTATTACACGGATGTGGCGCTCATCTGCATTCAGGCCAAGCAGCTCGGCCTGAACGTGCCGCTCATCGGTGGCGATGGCTGGGAAAGCGACACGCTGGTGAAAATCGGCGGAGATGCGGTCGAGGGCCATTATTTCTCCACGCATTACGCCGCGGACGCCGCCTCGCCGAAGGTGACGGCTTTCGTCGAAGCATATAAGAAGCGCTACAACGGCAAGGTGCCTGATGCGATGGCCGCGCTCGGCTATGACTCCGCCAAGTTCCTCGCCGACGGCATTACCCGTGCTGGCAGCACCGAAGGAGCCAAACTGCGCGACGCTCTGGCTGCCACGAAGGAGTTCGAAGCTGTGACCGGCAAAATGACCATCAATGCCCAGCGCGATGCGGTGAAGTCGGCGGTGATCCTGCAGGTGAAAGGCGGCGCGTTCAAATTCGTCGAGACTGTCAGCCCATAA
- a CDS encoding branched-chain amino acid ABC transporter permease gives MDWFLQQLINGLALGSIYALIALGYTMVYGVLRFINFAHSDVLMLGAYAAFFIAPAIEPIISLPSLTGALLVTLLSALICAGIGMLIEFLAYRPLRSRPKLTVLITAIGVSLFIEFTCQHKAVFGADTKPFPPLLPATDFHLAGLVVSSNDLVVVFVTALLLAGMWFIVHKTKSGMAMRAVSFNQQAAALMGVNINRIIAFTFGLGSALAAVAGILYALKAPGIEPLMGVQPGIRAFIAAVLGGIGNLPGAALGGLLLGLLETFAGGISGLSSYRDGIAFAILILILLFKPAGLLGKASVEKV, from the coding sequence ATGGACTGGTTTCTCCAACAACTCATCAACGGCCTCGCGCTGGGTTCCATCTATGCGCTGATCGCGCTGGGTTACACGATGGTGTATGGCGTGCTGCGGTTCATCAATTTCGCACACAGTGATGTGCTCATGCTGGGGGCGTATGCGGCGTTCTTCATCGCCCCGGCGATCGAGCCGATCATATCGCTGCCATCGCTCACCGGTGCGTTGCTGGTCACGCTGCTCTCCGCGCTCATCTGTGCGGGCATTGGCATGCTGATCGAGTTTCTGGCTTACCGTCCGCTGCGTTCCAGGCCGAAGCTCACAGTGCTGATCACGGCCATCGGCGTGTCGCTCTTCATCGAGTTCACCTGCCAGCACAAAGCGGTGTTTGGGGCGGACACGAAGCCATTTCCACCATTGCTGCCAGCCACGGATTTCCATCTCGCAGGGCTGGTGGTGAGCAGCAATGATCTTGTGGTGGTTTTCGTCACTGCGCTGCTGCTGGCCGGGATGTGGTTCATTGTCCATAAAACCAAGAGCGGCATGGCCATGCGGGCGGTGTCATTCAACCAGCAGGCGGCGGCGCTCATGGGGGTGAACATCAATCGCATCATTGCCTTCACTTTCGGCCTCGGTTCCGCTCTCGCGGCGGTTGCAGGCATTCTTTATGCGCTGAAAGCACCGGGCATTGAGCCGCTCATGGGCGTGCAGCCAGGCATTCGCGCCTTCATCGCGGCGGTGCTTGGCGGCATTGGCAATCTGCCGGGCGCGGCGCTTGGCGGCCTGCTGCTGGGCCTGCTCGAAACATTCGCAGGCGGCATCTCCGGCCTGTCGAGCTATCGTGACGGCATCGCGTTTGCGATCCTTATTTTGATCCTGCTGTTCAAACCCGCCGGCTTGCTCGGCAAAGCGTCCGTGGAAAAAGTATGA
- a CDS encoding redoxin domain-containing protein, with amino-acid sequence MALSVGSKAPSFTLKSKNASGLSDVSLPAGKNTVLLFFPLAFTGVCTQELCDITAGLSSYSDLNADVIGISVDSPFAQEAWAQKEKIGITLVSDLNKETTKAYDVVFPGLAGIGDTSARAAFVIDKNGVIQYAEQTATPKDLPNFEAVKAKLQTLA; translated from the coding sequence ATGGCACTCTCCGTTGGCTCCAAAGCCCCCAGCTTCACTCTCAAGTCCAAAAACGCCTCCGGCCTCAGCGATGTCTCGCTGCCTGCCGGCAAAAATACCGTGCTGCTCTTCTTCCCGCTGGCCTTCACCGGCGTCTGCACGCAGGAGCTTTGCGATATCACAGCAGGCCTCAGCAGCTACAGCGATCTGAACGCCGACGTCATCGGCATCAGCGTGGACAGCCCCTTCGCTCAAGAAGCGTGGGCGCAGAAGGAAAAGATCGGCATCACGCTTGTGAGCGACCTCAACAAGGAAACCACCAAGGCCTATGACGTGGTCTTTCCGGGCCTCGCCGGCATCGGTGACACCTCTGCCCGCGCTGCTTTTGTCATCGACAAGAACGGCGTCATTCAATACGCGGAGCAGACCGCAACACCAAAAGATCTGCCCAATTTTGAAGCGGTGAAAGCGAAACTCCAGACGCTGGCGTAA
- a CDS encoding PVC-type heme-binding CxxCH protein, whose product MKAILLALLAAVSAHAALTGPIRVLYLDAEGKAQTAVGPLHEAMRDLGRDAIWFDYAKEALPAENYDLVVKPGNDLSRDAILSKLSAERKASYEAFLKQRDPEERKKHPQVANYEKRPEPLTLQLPMSVKASMERTQVPADCELKLFASEPDIAKPIAFAWDERGRCWVVETRDYPHGIKENGEGQDSVKICEDTDGDGKADKFTVFADKLNLPTGIVFARKGIIVAAPPKFIYLEDTNGDDKADKRETIIDCWGIRDTHAQASNLHYGFDNWIYGCVGYSGIEGYVGGKKHQFTMGTYRFKPDGSAIEFLHQFTNNAWAHSYNDAGDQFGGTANGAPIFFGGIPATAYPEGSRGMTAKKINVVDTCHTITPNFRQVDVFGGYTAAAGSNFIYSDNLPKRFQGKAMICEPTMKVVSLVDVQPDGAGYKALDFMNLYASSDEWNSPVHAEVGPDGAVWVADFQNFIIQHNPTPSLERGGFVATTGVGGAHENDLRDHSRGRIYRIVGRGLQSRGYETQWSKLETQRTMIQKHQGVAEVADSLRNSFKGGLVSGMGHIHELWTLHGLGKLDAKTHQAALISKDAKLRRNAIRALGSDKAAQDLFFGSGVFSDQDLHTRLAAFVKLAEFSTTPEIQTLVKKLAADPVVKNDEWLTEAMKLLGKKHKALNYQEGPNLIANAGFEQLTDKKLPVGWKHRDYGKQPGNAGAEWTIVSGEGKSHSGQNAFRVITRDQADTSFFADVPLKPNTEYKLSAWIKTHGFRGKASLNDHLGRAETKTIGRTQDWTEVEVTFNSKTRNKASINLLHVGKGDTYFDDVSLVELIAEVEDDESKLAGDVKRGEKIFWEHPVAACKNCHILKGQGSAVGPALDGIATRKDAAYILESLVNPNAKLAEGYVATPISPMPPMNLILKPQEFADVKAFILSLK is encoded by the coding sequence ATGAAAGCCATCCTCCTCGCCTTGCTCGCCGCCGTTTCGGCCCACGCCGCCCTCACCGGCCCCATCCGTGTGCTCTATCTCGATGCCGAAGGCAAAGCACAAACCGCCGTCGGCCCGCTGCATGAAGCGATGCGCGATCTTGGCCGCGATGCGATCTGGTTTGATTACGCCAAGGAAGCACTGCCAGCCGAGAACTACGATCTCGTCGTCAAACCCGGCAACGATTTGAGCCGCGATGCCATCCTTTCCAAACTCTCCGCCGAGCGCAAAGCCAGCTATGAGGCCTTCCTGAAGCAGCGTGATCCCGAAGAGCGCAAGAAGCATCCACAGGTGGCCAACTACGAGAAGCGCCCCGAGCCGCTCACCCTCCAGCTTCCCATGAGCGTGAAGGCGAGCATGGAGCGCACGCAGGTTCCCGCCGATTGCGAACTCAAACTTTTCGCCAGCGAGCCGGACATCGCCAAGCCCATCGCCTTCGCGTGGGATGAGCGTGGGCGCTGCTGGGTCGTGGAGACGCGTGACTATCCGCACGGCATCAAAGAAAACGGCGAAGGCCAGGACAGTGTGAAAATTTGTGAAGACACCGATGGCGACGGCAAAGCGGACAAGTTCACCGTCTTCGCCGATAAGCTCAATCTACCCACCGGCATCGTTTTTGCCCGCAAAGGCATCATCGTGGCCGCACCGCCGAAGTTCATCTACCTCGAAGACACCAACGGCGACGACAAAGCCGACAAACGTGAGACGATCATCGACTGCTGGGGCATCCGCGACACGCACGCGCAGGCCAGCAACCTGCACTACGGCTTCGACAACTGGATCTACGGCTGCGTCGGCTACAGCGGTATCGAGGGTTACGTCGGCGGCAAAAAGCATCAGTTCACCATGGGAACGTATCGCTTCAAGCCCGACGGCAGCGCCATCGAGTTCCTGCACCAGTTCACCAACAACGCCTGGGCACACAGTTATAATGACGCGGGCGATCAATTCGGCGGCACCGCGAATGGTGCGCCCATTTTCTTCGGCGGCATCCCCGCCACCGCGTATCCCGAAGGTTCACGCGGCATGACCGCGAAGAAGATCAACGTCGTCGACACCTGCCACACTATCACGCCGAACTTTCGTCAGGTCGATGTTTTCGGCGGCTACACCGCCGCCGCTGGCAGCAATTTCATCTACAGCGACAACTTGCCGAAGCGCTTCCAAGGCAAAGCCATGATCTGCGAGCCCACGATGAAAGTCGTCTCCCTCGTCGATGTGCAGCCCGATGGCGCTGGCTACAAGGCGCTCGATTTCATGAACCTTTACGCCAGCAGCGATGAATGGAACTCGCCCGTCCACGCCGAAGTCGGCCCCGATGGTGCCGTGTGGGTCGCCGATTTCCAGAACTTCATCATCCAGCACAATCCCACGCCAAGCCTGGAACGCGGCGGCTTCGTCGCGACCACGGGCGTCGGCGGTGCGCATGAGAATGACCTGCGGGATCATAGCCGTGGGCGGATTTACCGGATTGTGGGCCGAGGGCTTCAAAGTCGCGGTTACGAAACACAATGGAGCAAGCTGGAAACACAAAGAACTATGATCCAGAAGCATCAGGGAGTAGCTGAAGTGGCAGATTCTCTGCGCAACTCATTCAAAGGGGGCTTGGTATCTGGCATGGGGCACATACACGAGCTTTGGACTCTTCATGGTCTCGGCAAACTCGACGCCAAAACCCACCAAGCTGCCCTCATCTCCAAAGACGCCAAACTCCGCCGCAACGCCATCCGCGCCCTCGGCAGCGACAAGGCTGCGCAGGATCTCTTTTTCGGCTCCGGCGTGTTTTCTGATCAGGATCTCCATACCCGCCTCGCCGCATTCGTGAAGCTCGCCGAATTCTCCACGACGCCGGAAATCCAGACGCTGGTCAAAAAACTCGCCGCTGATCCTGTGGTGAAGAATGACGAATGGCTGACCGAGGCCATGAAGCTGCTCGGCAAGAAGCACAAGGCTCTCAACTACCAAGAAGGGCCGAATCTCATCGCTAACGCCGGGTTTGAGCAGCTCACCGACAAGAAACTGCCTGTAGGCTGGAAGCACCGCGATTACGGCAAGCAGCCCGGCAACGCTGGTGCCGAATGGACCATCGTGAGCGGTGAAGGCAAATCTCACAGCGGCCAGAACGCCTTCCGTGTCATCACGCGTGACCAGGCGGACACCAGCTTCTTCGCCGATGTGCCGTTGAAGCCGAACACCGAGTACAAACTCAGCGCCTGGATCAAAACGCACGGCTTCCGTGGCAAGGCCAGCCTCAACGACCACCTTGGCCGCGCTGAAACCAAAACCATCGGCCGCACGCAGGATTGGACCGAAGTCGAAGTCACCTTCAACAGCAAGACACGCAACAAAGCCAGCATCAACCTCCTCCACGTCGGCAAAGGCGACACCTACTTCGATGATGTGAGCCTCGTTGAACTCATTGCCGAAGTCGAAGACGACGAATCCAAGCTCGCTGGTGATGTGAAACGCGGTGAAAAAATCTTCTGGGAGCATCCCGTGGCCGCCTGCAAAAACTGCCACATTCTCAAAGGCCAGGGCAGCGCCGTCGGCCCCGCGCTGGATGGCATCGCCACACGTAAAGATGCCGCCTACATCCTAGAAAGCCTCGTGAATCCCAACGCCAAACTCGCCGAAGGCTACGTCGCCACGCCGATCTCGCCGATGCCGCCGATGAATCTCATTCTGAAGCCACAGGAGTTTGCGGATGTGAAGGCGTTCATCCTGAGTTTGAAGTGA
- the lnt gene encoding apolipoprotein N-acyltransferase, translating into MTDLKKLRLFMLLAPLLSGGVLVFAFPGWNSNLSVWVWIFPLLTVLWPWRDVEDVKTRPFWRGYLAGLAFFLPNLWWVRHSSRVIGGAVDDSWVGWGAELMGFGAVIGLSAYCAVYFGLWAWFTHRFARPKVRTLTKDSWQSSMLHSLICAFLAAAAWVACEWLRSTTVFTGFGWNGLGVAMHRNLPLIQAADLVGVMGLSFLPVFTACTAWNTLTRLVFAYRGEGMCKTRLDFTVALVLMLVTAGYGMLKLTEVRKDDIKVRTVLIQPNVAQVDAWTGRLAESIYERLNQFTRMYATAKEGKSSTDLVIWPESALPVNLNDKFHQLPEGWHTKYFDDLLHAGEFNLLTGTEILRDDGKSHVSAVLFHGNAASRQDYHKVHLVPFGEYLPLRDIPPFSFLRGVLPGDFTPGERTEPLQMVTPEVQLIPLICFEDTVGRVARKFVREAPQMIVNISNDGWFLQSVETEVHLANALFRAIELRRPMVRATNTGVTCFIDTHGRIISRLSDPETGTSFLEGTLPGEVNVPRHPVMTLYARFGDWFALTMLLICAVMWLRARLARKSIS; encoded by the coding sequence GTGACTGATCTGAAAAAACTTCGCCTGTTCATGCTCCTCGCCCCGCTGCTCAGCGGTGGCGTCCTGGTCTTTGCGTTTCCTGGTTGGAATTCCAATCTCTCCGTCTGGGTGTGGATCTTCCCCTTGCTCACGGTGCTGTGGCCGTGGCGGGATGTGGAAGATGTGAAGACGCGACCGTTCTGGCGCGGCTATCTGGCCGGGCTGGCGTTCTTCTTGCCGAATCTGTGGTGGGTGCGGCATTCATCACGCGTGATCGGTGGAGCGGTGGATGACTCGTGGGTGGGCTGGGGGGCGGAGTTGATGGGTTTTGGCGCGGTGATCGGGCTGTCGGCGTATTGTGCGGTGTATTTCGGCCTGTGGGCCTGGTTCACGCATCGCTTCGCACGACCGAAGGTGCGGACGCTTACCAAAGACTCATGGCAGAGCAGCATGCTGCACTCGTTGATCTGCGCGTTTCTCGCAGCGGCGGCTTGGGTGGCCTGTGAATGGCTGCGCAGCACGACGGTCTTCACCGGTTTCGGCTGGAACGGTCTCGGCGTGGCGATGCATCGCAATCTTCCGCTGATCCAGGCGGCGGATCTCGTGGGCGTGATGGGCTTGTCGTTCCTGCCGGTGTTCACCGCCTGCACGGCCTGGAACACGCTCACGCGGCTCGTGTTTGCGTATCGCGGGGAAGGGATGTGCAAGACGCGCTTGGATTTCACCGTGGCCTTGGTGCTAATGCTCGTCACAGCCGGTTATGGCATGCTGAAGCTGACGGAAGTTCGCAAAGACGACATCAAAGTGCGTACGGTGCTGATCCAGCCAAACGTGGCGCAGGTGGATGCCTGGACCGGACGATTGGCCGAGAGCATCTACGAGCGGCTCAATCAGTTCACCCGCATGTATGCGACTGCAAAGGAGGGAAAAAGCTCCACCGATCTCGTGATCTGGCCGGAAAGCGCGCTGCCGGTGAATCTGAACGACAAGTTCCACCAACTGCCGGAAGGCTGGCACACCAAGTATTTCGATGATCTGCTGCATGCGGGTGAATTCAACCTGCTCACCGGCACGGAGATCCTGCGTGATGATGGGAAGAGTCATGTGTCCGCCGTTTTGTTTCACGGCAACGCCGCCAGCCGGCAGGATTACCACAAGGTGCATCTCGTTCCCTTCGGCGAATACCTGCCGCTGCGCGACATCCCGCCGTTTTCCTTCCTGCGCGGCGTGCTGCCCGGCGATTTCACGCCCGGAGAGCGTACCGAACCGTTGCAGATGGTGACGCCGGAGGTGCAGCTCATTCCGTTGATCTGCTTTGAAGACACCGTGGGCCGCGTGGCGCGCAAATTTGTGCGCGAGGCACCGCAGATGATCGTAAACATCAGCAACGACGGCTGGTTCCTGCAAAGCGTGGAAACCGAGGTGCATCTGGCCAACGCGCTCTTCCGCGCCATCGAACTGCGCCGCCCGATGGTGCGTGCCACGAATACCGGTGTCACCTGTTTCATCGACACGCATGGCCGCATCATCTCACGTCTCAGCGATCCCGAAACCGGCACGTCCTTCCTCGAAGGCACGCTGCCGGGCGAGGTAAACGTGCCGCGTCATCCCGTGATGACGCTGTATGCCCGCTTCGGCGACTGGTTTGCACTGACGATGCTGCTGATCTGCGCCGTGATGTGGTTGCGAGCACGGTTGGCTCGCAAATCTATTTCGTGA